The region CCATTCTCAAAAAGCGTGCAAAAATTACACCGTCCGATCTTTCTTGCTCGCGGAGATATCACTTCTTTTGAGTCCATACTTGCATAGTCCGTAGCATAATCTTCGGCTCGGAAAATTAACATCCAATCTGGAAAACTAAATATTTCTTCCCAAGTTTTTATTAACAGGCCCATCACTCCACTGACTTTGCTAAGATAAATAAACTAATCCAACTTCATATGATCTAGCCCCAAGAATAATTAGACAGCCGGCctgatcaaaacaaaaatactCCCTGGCCCAAAAACTCTTGTCCCCATTTTCATCAAAAGCCCAAATCAATTGGGCGACCAATCGAGATCCTCTCATCACTCTCTATCTCTATCAAAATTTCGACATCATCTACTCTCTTCCTCTTCTCTTCTCAAATGTAAAATACCCAAGATCAGAACCTACTTCCCCATCTTCTTCTTGCCGTCTCCTCTCTCAGCGACTCATCTCCGTCTCCTGTCTGCCTCCGTCAAATTCATCGGCGATGAGCTCGACAAGCTCAGCTCCACCTCCGcctatcttctttctctctctcggtGATATGATCGTCGCAATGCACTCTCCAAAGTCGCTGCTGCTGCTCCTGACGTTGGCCGGGACAACCATTCGTTGCTGTCCGCCGCAGATTGCTGTTGTTCGAGACTCACCGCCGCCATAGTTTCTAGCCTGCTGTCAACACGCCCAGGTGCTGCCGCTCCCCGATCCCAACCGACTCCTCCACCGTTAACTGCCCTCCATTGTCGCCGGTGTCGGTGTCGCTCCCGTGCAACTCTCCTCTTTCTGTCGTTTCACCCCACCAAAACAAGCCCCAAATTCCTTTCTGTCTCCCCCAAAGTTCAATATCAACGTCTCTCTCTTCTCTAAACAAAACTAGCAGCCCTGGCTTTCCATCTCTTCTCTTCGCGCGATCATTCTCTGGCACCTCTTAACTTCTGTTCGGCAGCCCCGGACAGCTCCGCTGTCGAGTTGGGGATGTTTTCATCGCCGCTGCTGCCGGACACGCACAGGCAGTGCCGCCGTCGCCTCCTTGTGTGGTGAAGAATCTGCCTATTACTTTTATTCTccccttcctctctctctctcagttttataatttaatgaAAGTGGTGTAACTTACAAGACTTGGGAGTATATAAACATCAAGTGAACTGGATTTGTTCCTATCTTCCGGTGGTTACAGATCACGGCCAAAAATTCCTCAACAGAAAGGGAGTGGCTGATTTTGAGCGATTGCAAAAACAATGAGGCTCACTTGGGCTCTTAATAATTGGGCTCCCTCAAGAAAAGAATTGGCTTGATAAAAAAAGGAAACGATCATGGCCCGATTTCTATTAACAGCTTTAGCCCATTCTATTAATCATCGAAAAGAATTCAAGGCAAAATTTTCAGCTACGTAAACAACGTTTTGGAGAACAAATAAAAGGTcgaaaaagtcggggtattacagTGAAAGTTGGCGATGTTTAATTATATTATGATGACACCATGAAAGTGATATGATAAGGCATGAGGTCTCTACTATAATTCTTTTAATAGAGTAGACTCAATCAACAATAAAAAGTAGTAATTGACAGAATAATTAGTGCGAGCAGTACTTGTAATTTATGTGACTGACAAGTGGAAGATGGTGAAAGTTGGCGATGTTTAATCTTGTAAAATGGTGTTAGAATTTCTCCAATTTTTGGAATTCTAGTGTGCTCAAATATATGATCAATTTTTGGGAACCATCGCTCTAGTTCTTCTGGATTAAGCTTAAAATCTGCAAAACAAAAACATTGGGGATAGTCATAGATAAAATCCCCCTTGTAAAAACAGTAAGATGATTGAAGTGATCATTCGCAAAAGTGATGAGTGCATCTTGCCATCTCCAGATACCTTGGTTCCCATTGCCTTCAAATCCAATGAAAACAAAGTTTACAGGCATGGGAAGGTACACTGAGTCAACTTCGAAAAGCTTGAGATAATTTGCGATATTACCtaatatccaaaaaaaatacaacttcAAGATCTGAAGAAGTGAAATATAAGGCATAAGAACTTCATACACCATGAATAAGGAAATTAATCATGCAAACCAATGCAATTCTTAGCTAGTAAAATTACTGTAAGTCTGCAACTGATAACATTCATCAGGACCAGATACTGCAAAGACAATCTCTAATAAAGTCTGACACATTAAAGTTCTTATAGACCTTTGTGATTCAAGGCCAACCAGGCAATTGAAAACTTTACTGCATACCACACATCCACACCTACGAAGGGGTGGAATAATGAAACCCTATAACACATTAACACTTAGCCTCATTTAAGTACCTGCCTTGGTGAAGTTGGTGGGATCAAGTTTGCTCGGGTTAGATGATTCCAAATCATCAAAACCTGCATGCCGTGAATTCCAATCACAGAGAAGGAAAAAAGTAAGTAAAGATGACATTCATATGACTCGAAGGAAAAGGCAACCAACAATATACGTAAAACAAACTGAAGAATATAGAACAACATAATACCAGTTCGCATAACAGACTCGCTCCAGAAACGACTCTTCTCCTTGAGATTAAACAAGGAGAAAACAGATGATGGTGATTTACCACTTTGACGATTATCAAACGGAGCCCCATTTGACGTATCCTGTAATAGCTGatataaatcataaaaaatcaAGTCAATCAAACTACATTTCCACCAAGGCTAACTCAATATTCATCTAACCCCCCGTTTCCCCTCAatttcaacattattttcttcaGTCTAGAGCGGCAGGGGCTTATTCAACTTATGTACAAACATTAAAAGTAAAATGACACGATCAAGCAAAAAAATGAAAGCGAGTAAAGCTAATTTAGACGTCAAAGGTTCACTAAATTCCCCAATACAGTTAAAACAATCTAAAATTATGAAAAGAAAGTGACTAAACTATTCAAAGATGACAAAACGGAAAAGAAAGAAGCACTCACCAGAAGGGAAAGCAAGAACGCGAGAAATGTGAGGCTACTGCCTCTCCCTCGTCTGATTTAATTCGAATTAGAGACGCAtaagcctcatgcgtctctccctaaggccgtgaaaaaaaaaataagagacgcatgagggagatgcgtctctacctaagacgcatgcgttaaaaaaaatccgaaaaaaaagagagacgcatgatcctcatgcgtctcattaaaaggagacgcatgagggtcatgcgtctctcccaaacccggaacaaaaaaaaagttcagtacaATCAAGGAATGATATCTCtattctagaacaaaaatagaaaaaacccgaGGACCGAACATCGGAGCCGATCTCCAAATTCAATCTTGATTCACCTTGTACTAGCTTGAGAAACAATAAGCTTGATTGAGAAAAATGGATCAAGGTTTTACCGCGAGTGATTACAAGGGGAAGTGACACCATCCGGTGCGTCGAGATACAATTATCTGCAGTGGACCAGTGTTTTGAAATAAAGGTGCACTTCTCCCTCAGTCGGCCAATAATGTTACATGGCCCTGATTTAAgtaattatttgactttataaaagaaaatactataaAAATTTAGTAGAAtgtgttttataataaaatgtgagtaaagcGAGTTAGTTGAATATATAGATCATTTgtcaaaaatgataaaaatttaatgagacatttattggtggaTGGACGTAAAAAGGAAAATAGGACATTTAATGGCAAACGAATGGAGTACACGGTAGGGAATTTtatctcatttttatttttcatgtcatGAGGTGTGTAAGTGATAGATAAATCACATAACTCTTGCTTGATCACAAAAATTATTGTGAAGTTTTATATGAAGAGTCGAATTTTTATactaatactctctccatccctgaaaatttgtcacttattttcatttccgtcgtccctaaaaatttgtcacttttcacttttaccattttttaatgaacctcacattccactaactcaatctcactcacattttattataaaattaacataaaCAGTAGGACacacatgccactaactttttcaactcactttctgtTACATTTCTAAATACTCGTGCCCGGTCAgatggtgacaaattataaggCATCGTATTATTCAAGATGAATTACTTCGTCGAGAAATTTAAGAGCAAACATTGGAATTTATTAAGCTCGTATTTACCAGATTCATAGCAATAAAGAATTGTTTAGCAATAGTATTTAATTTCCAGAAGAATGTTACACTGAAAAATTAACATCAATAATGAAATAGTTTTACAATCAGAAACTAGAGTGGGCAGTAAACTCATACCACTATCCatgaaaataattaagtttattgAATGTTTTTATGTAAGTAGATAGATTATATGATGGTGCCTTGTAAATTGATAGTTCAATTCTCCTTCCATGGGTTTCTGTTGTGATGCTTAACAGTTCTGATAGCTTTCCATACAGCACTGTTACACTTGAAGCCTGAGCCCAGAGCCAGCTGCCACACCCTGTCCCCTTTCTTGATTTTGCTCTTGGCTTCCAAGTAAGCTAGCTCATACCAGATGCTGCTGCTCGACGTGTTGCCAAACCGCTCCAACGTCTTTCTTGACGCCTCCATGTACTCGTCTGTAAGGTCCAGGTTCTTCTGCATCTCGTCTAGCGCTTTCCTGCTCGTCGCCAGTATGCACACGTGCTCGAACGCCAGCTTGTAGTCGGGGATGTAGGGCTTGGACGAGCTGCTCTTCTTCCACACCAGCGACTTGAAAAAATGTAACTGCTCGGAAACAGGCAGCACCAGTGGCCCTAGTGTGGTAATGTTGGCCTTGAGAGCATGCCCTCCCACTTCCACCACATCTTTGCTCACTGACAACCCTTGCTTTCCTCCCGCGTCTTCCTTGAGCTGAATGCTCTTATAGCTCAGGTCGTCCATTCCTTTGTGCGTCCGTACCACCTGCACAAAGGTACGAACAGCATTAGAAAATGTGCAATATATAAGGGCCTTTTGGGAAGTGCCCCATAAAAGAACTCTCACGGGTGCGAATCCTAGTTTGGATTGAAAATGTTCAAACAGTATATAAGGGCTTTTTGGGAAGAGCCCTATAAAAGAACTCtcacagtggtatcagagccctggttTGGACTGGGCCTGTATGGCAAAGTGGACCACTTACATGGTTTAGTTGATATTTTGACCGCCACCGCTCAAGGCGGTTGTTGGAGAGCAGCACGGCAGCGGCCCCCATCCGGAAGAAGCAGTTGGGGAGCAGCATGTCCAGCTCGTTCCCGCCATACCAGGTGAAGCTGACAACCTCTGTGCTGACTATCAAGGCATACGAGCCTGGGTAGGCTTTCAAGAGGTCGTCAGCGAGGTCCACTGCGGTTATGCCAGCGGCGCAGCCCATGCCACCTAGGTTGTAGCTCTGGATGGTGTGCCTCAGCTTATAGCGGTTGATCACCATGGCTGAGAGGGATGGGGTGGTGTTGAGTACCCTACAGTTGACTATTAGAATCCTTATGTCTTTGGGGCGGATGCCCGTGGTGGCGATGGGCTCGTCCACAGCGCCAAACATGGACGATGCCGCCTCCTCCCTCCCCACGGTCAGGTCTTTCGTGTAGCCCGGCCGGAACACCACCCGTGGCAGGTATGTCTCGTCGCCTATCCCGGAAGTCTTGAGAACTCGCTGCTGGAATTCGAGCGCTTTCTCGTTGAACTGCCCCGATTTCTTGGCTAGTTCTAGGTATTCATCTCTTGTGATCTGATTTGGTCAAATGGAAAACATCATGAAATTGCAAGACCCTATTGATGTATCATAATGATCtaatttatactactagtattttgtaATGACTCATTCTCTTATGTTTATggttataaatttaaattttaaaagtcACGCGATTCGAATCTGAGACCTTTCACCTCAGATATTAATCTCTCTACCGgcaaactcacacacacatgACTCACTCTCCTACTTTATGAACTACACGATAATCTaaattatttttggaaaataaatcGGCACatccttattttaattttcaattttacttaattgaattaattaaccAGAAATCATAATGATTTAAAGaatcattttgctattttgggatgtccatgATTTAAAAAACCATTTACTTTTAGTATGTAGACCAACTCTTTTTCAtgcacatttcattataaaactaacatTAAAAAtgtgactcacattccactaacttttttctttataaagtcaaacaatttcttagaATTCATTTCAAAATGATCTAATTTAATGAACGAAATATTGAGAGGCTCAAACACATACCTTAAGGTCATTTGGTGGGAGATAGCATGCGAAATCGACGAGATAAGTGGCACGAGGAGTTAAATCAAGACATACATAGAGAAACAAGGACAAGAATCCAATAAAAACAAGTGTGTTAACAAGGTTGTAGTATTCCAAATGGAAAACATCCCATGTGAGCTTGCCCACTTGTGTGCCAAAAACGAGCAGAAGAATCGGGAGCCACGCGAAATAGAAGCCGTGGTTGATGAGATACCCGTACCCGAGCTTCACGTATTTGAGGTTGACGGAGCTGAGGAAATTGGGCAGGCCACGGTGCACCCTGACAGAGAAGCTAGGGGAGCCTGCGTAGGGGCCGGAGCCCTCAACGCCCCGGTTCACGATCTCGGGTGAAAGGTACTCCTCCTGTGGGCTTCTTGCCATAGCATGCAGCAGGTAACGAAAAATGTGTGAATAACATAAAGCGTGGGGTAATAAAGAAGGCGTGCAACAGAATGACAAGGCTTTGTTGCATGACTCCCTTTTGAACAGCGGATTTGTAGGACTTAGGCATTTCGTGTTTCTTCAATCCTGTTGCTTCAAATTCTCAActcttctcttttacttattACTCCACTTTATATATAATATCATCATgtaaattatcattcttttgagtTGGAGTTAAAAGACTCAATATTCTAAATTATTGTAAGGTTttaaagtaggaaataaaatatGGCTTTTGGGTTATTGTTGGACTAATCTTCAAGTTTCAGCATAATAAAATTCACTTTCAAATATACATAATTCGAGGATTCATTTTTTGAGTACCGAGAACCTGTATTTATAGATCAATGAGTAGATAAGATTTTAGCTCCAAATGTATTTTGGCTACATTCATTTTTCCTCTCAGAGTGAATCTGTATATGTTTTTGGCTCTACAAATTTTCCCCTATTTTATCTTGGTCACCAAGAAAATATTTAAGCTCTAACAAATGTAGGCTCCATTTTAATGTCCCTAGAAATTATATCAAACACCACCTTTTTTACGTGTCCTGTCACACGCTTTGCACATTTTTAAGAAATAGAATTACACATTATACAATATCTAATGCATTTTTCAGTCATGATAGATGTAAGTACTCCTTGGTTCTCTTATAGTTGAGACAAAAAATTTCGAATTCAGAAAGGAATGTTTAGTTTGTTAAatagatagataaaaaagtaacatagagaaaaaagtaaaaagtgaataaaatagagaaaataaagtaaaagtaagaaaaattgttaattattactatataaGAAATTACTCAATTATAAGAGAACTTTcctaaatagaaaaataactcaactatgAACAAACGAAGTGAGTATCTTATCAGCTGGACATATGGATCTCACATTTCGAAAAGGAATAGATAAAATTAGGGATATTGACACataatatcatggaactttcaaaaagatggttttcccacgaactttgaaatattgaaaaataatatcacgaactttaccttgagtttgttatttcccaccagtGAAAAAATTCCggctatattaatagattgaagaaaaAATTTGGTGGGTGtgtttcaagaaaaactattcttaaagattgaaaattttgaaactctcgaagttgttgtcaagaaattacaaaaaaaatctgtatcatgatattatttgccagaattttttcattggtgggaaa is a window of Salvia splendens isolate huo1 chromosome 3, SspV2, whole genome shotgun sequence DNA encoding:
- the LOC121793890 gene encoding 3-ketoacyl-CoA synthase 10-like; its protein translation is MARSPQEEYLSPEIVNRGVEGSGPYAGSPSFSVRVHRGLPNFLSSVNLKYVKLGYGYLINHGFYFAWLPILLLVFGTQVGKLTWDVFHLEYYNLVNTLVFIGFLSLFLYVCLDLTPRATYLVDFACYLPPNDLKITRDEYLELAKKSGQFNEKALEFQQRVLKTSGIGDETYLPRVVFRPGYTKDLTVGREEAASSMFGAVDEPIATTGIRPKDIRILIVNCRVLNTTPSLSAMVINRYKLRHTIQSYNLGGMGCAAGITAVDLADDLLKAYPGSYALIVSTEVVSFTWYGGNELDMLLPNCFFRMGAAAVLLSNNRLERWRSKYQLNHVVRTHKGMDDLSYKSIQLKEDAGGKQGLSVSKDVVEVGGHALKANITTLGPLVLPVSEQLHFFKSLVWKKSSSSKPYIPDYKLAFEHVCILATSRKALDEMQKNLDLTDEYMEASRKTLERFGNTSSSSIWYELAYLEAKSKIKKGDRVWQLALGSGFKCNSAVWKAIRTVKHHNRNPWKEN